One Streptomyces dangxiongensis genomic window, CGGAGCCCGTGCTCGGCGAGGAGCTGCTGGGGCTGGCGCGGGCCGTCGCCGACCGCTACGCGGGAAGCCTCGCCGATGTGCTCCAGCTCGCCGTGCCGCCGCGCAACGCGCGCGCCGAGCAGCGGTCCTCCCCGGCACCGCTGCCGCCGCCGCGGGCCCCGGACACCGGCTCCTGGGAGCGGTACGAACACGGGGGCGCGTTCCTCGGCGCGCTGGCCTCGGGCGGGGCGCCCCGGGCCGTGTGGAACGCGCTTCCGGGGCCGCTGTGGAGCGAGGAACTGGCCAGGGCCGTCGCCGCCACGCTGGCCTCGGGACGCGGTGCCCTCGTCGTCGTACCCGACGGGCGGGCCGCCGCCCGCGTGGACGCCGCGCTGACCGAGCTGCTCGGCACCGGCCGGCACGCGCTGCTCACCGCCGACGCCGGACCGGAGAAGCGGTACGCGCAGTGGCTGGCGGTGCGGCGGGGATCCGTACGTGCCGTCGTCGGCACCCGGGCCGCGATGTTCGCGCCCGTGCGGGACCTGGGCCTCGTCGCCGTCTGGGACGACGGGGACGACAGCCACAGCGAGCAGCACGCCCCGCAGCCGCACACCCGGGACGTCCTGCTCCTGCGCGCCGCCCTCGACGGGTGCGCCTTCCTGCTGGGGAGCTGGAGCTGCACCGTGGAGGCCGCCCAGCTCGTCGAGAGCGGCTGGGCCCGGCCGCTGGCCGCCGGGCGGGAGCAGGTGCGGCGCGCCGCCCCGCTGGTCCGGACGGTCGGTGACGGCGACCTCGCGCGCGACGAGGCCGCCCGCGCCGCCCGGCTGCCCACCCTGGCCTGGCAGGCGGCCCGCGAGGGGCTGCGGCACGGGCCGGTGCTCGTGCAGGTGCCCCGGCGGGGGTACGCGCCCCGGATGGCCTGCGACCGGTGCCGGGCGCCCGCCCGGTGCCGGCACTGCTCCGGACCGCTCCAGGGGCAGGACGGGGGCGTCCTGCGATGCGACTGGTGCGGGCGCGAGGAGAGCTCCTGGCACTGCCAGGAGTGCGGCGGCTTCCGGCTCCGCGCCCAGGTCGTGGGCGCGCGGCGCACCGCGGAGGAACTGGGGCGGGCCTTCCCCGCCGTACCGGTGCGCACCTCGGGACGTGAGCATGTGCTGGACACGGTGCCCGGCACGCCCGCGCTGGTGGTCAGCACACCCGGCGCCGAACCGGTCGCCGAGGGCGGTTACGCGGCGGCCCTGCTGCTGGACGGCTGGGCCATGCTCGTACGGCCCGACCTGCGGGCCGGTGAGGACGCGCTGCGCCGGTGGATCGCGGCCGGCGCGCTGGTGCGGCCCCAGGCCGAGGGGGGCACGGTGGTCGTGGTGGCCGAGCCGACCCTGCGCCCCGTACAGGCCCTCGTGCGCTGGGACCCCGTCGGGCACGCCGTGCGGGAGCTGGCCGAGCGGGCCGAGCTGGGGTTCCCGCCGGTGTCCCGGATGGCGGCCGTGTCCGGGACGCCCGCGGCCGTCGCCGATTTCCTGGGAGCGGCCGAACTGCCGCCGGACGCCGAGGTGCTGGGGCCGGTACCGCTGCCGCCCGCGCCGCCCGGCCGGCCCCGCAGGTCCGGGGGGCCGCCGCCCGGTGAGCACTGGGAGCGGGCGCTCGTCCGCGTGCCACCGGGCAGCGGCGCCGCGCTGGCCACCGCCCTGAAGACCGCGCAGGCCGCTCGCACGGCCCGGGGGAGCGAGGAGCCGGTGCGGGTACGGATCGATCCGCCCGACATCGGCTGACGGGCGTGGGGCCGTCGCCCGTCAGCCGTTGCGCGGGCCGGGGAAGGCCGTGGGACGGGCCTCGTCGCGGAGCACCGGGCTGCCCGCGGTCGGCTGGGTCGGCATGGAGCGGGCCGCCGGCACCGTCGGCAGTCCCGCGCTCGCGTTGAGCGTGCGGGTGCCGGCCGGTTCCGTCGCCCGGTCGGCCTCGGCAGCCGCCTGGGCCGCGGCGCGACGGGCGCCGTAGCGGCGGTGCACGGCCTGCTTGGTGACCCCGAGCGCGGAGCCCACCGCGTCCCACGAGAAGCCCAGTGAACGGTCGAAGTCCACGGCGGCCGTCACCAGCGTCTCGACACTGTCCCGCAGCTCCTGGGCGAGGCGCACGGTCGGGGCGGGGGCCCGGCCGTAGACGACGAAGCCCGTGGAGGGGCCGGAGCGGCGCGGGCGGTAGACGTTGCCTAGCTGGGCGGTGAGCGTGCGCAGCGCGTCCACCTGCCGGCGGACCCGCTCGATGTCCCGCACCAGCAAGTGCAGGCTGGCCCGGGCCTGGGCGTCGTGGGTTGCATGGTCGGCCATGAACAAGCCTCTCGAACCGGCGTTGAAAGGAACCGGGCCGCCGAAGGGGCCCGATGTGGTCAACTCTGTCTTGACCAACGCGCTGACGCTCCGCTGGTCACGGGCTGGGGGCGCGCGGGCATCCGCGTACGCCGCTCACCCGCCCGCGCGCCGCCCGTGGTCATAGACTGGTGCGCTGCCCGTCCGACCCCCGCCCGAGAGGCCCGATCCCGCCCATGAAGCTCGTCTTCGCCGGTACCCCCGCGGTCGCCGTTCCCGCCCTGGACGCTCTGCTCGCCTCCGGGCGACACGAGGTGGCCGCCGTCGTCACGCGGCCGGACGCGCCGGCCGGACGCGGACGCAGGCTGGTCGCGTCGCCCGTGGCCGAGCGGGCGGAGGAGGCCGGGATCGAGGTGCTCAAGCCCCTCAAGCCCCGCGACCCGGAATTCCTGGAGCGGCTGAGGGAGATCGCGCCGGACTGCTGCCCGGTCGTCGCCTACGGCGCCCTGCTGCCGAAGGTCGCCCTGGACATCCCGGCCCACGGCTGGGTGAACCTGCACTTCTCGCTGCTGCCCGCCTGGCGCGGGGCGGCGCCGGTGCAGCACGCCGTCATGGCGGGCGACGAGATCACCGGGGCCTCCACCTTCCTCATCGAGGAGGGACTCGACTCCGGGCCCGTCTACGGCACCGTGACCGAGGAGATCCGCCCCACCGACACCAGCGGTGACCTGCTCACCCGGCTCGCCTTCGCGGGCGCCGGGCTGCTGGCCGCGACCATGGACGGCGTCGAGGACGGCTCCCTGAAGGCCGTACCGCAGCCCGCCGAGGGCATCACCGTCGCGCCGAAGATCACCGTCGAGGACGCCCAGGTGGAC contains:
- a CDS encoding primosomal protein N', which translates into the protein MSSENGPGDGGAEGAPPEQLALIRESVRKAKVPRAKPRTWRGAALAERLPVARVLVDKGVLHLDRYFDYAVPADLDAQAQPGVRVRVRFGAGRHRVREGRREGGGLVDGFLVERRAESDYSGPLAALAQVVSPEPVLGEELLGLARAVADRYAGSLADVLQLAVPPRNARAEQRSSPAPLPPPRAPDTGSWERYEHGGAFLGALASGGAPRAVWNALPGPLWSEELARAVAATLASGRGALVVVPDGRAAARVDAALTELLGTGRHALLTADAGPEKRYAQWLAVRRGSVRAVVGTRAAMFAPVRDLGLVAVWDDGDDSHSEQHAPQPHTRDVLLLRAALDGCAFLLGSWSCTVEAAQLVESGWARPLAAGREQVRRAAPLVRTVGDGDLARDEAARAARLPTLAWQAAREGLRHGPVLVQVPRRGYAPRMACDRCRAPARCRHCSGPLQGQDGGVLRCDWCGREESSWHCQECGGFRLRAQVVGARRTAEELGRAFPAVPVRTSGREHVLDTVPGTPALVVSTPGAEPVAEGGYAAALLLDGWAMLVRPDLRAGEDALRRWIAAGALVRPQAEGGTVVVVAEPTLRPVQALVRWDPVGHAVRELAERAELGFPPVSRMAAVSGTPAAVADFLGAAELPPDAEVLGPVPLPPAPPGRPRRSGGPPPGEHWERALVRVPPGSGAALATALKTAQAARTARGSEEPVRVRIDPPDIG
- the fmt gene encoding methionyl-tRNA formyltransferase; translation: MKLVFAGTPAVAVPALDALLASGRHEVAAVVTRPDAPAGRGRRLVASPVAERAEEAGIEVLKPLKPRDPEFLERLREIAPDCCPVVAYGALLPKVALDIPAHGWVNLHFSLLPAWRGAAPVQHAVMAGDEITGASTFLIEEGLDSGPVYGTVTEEIRPTDTSGDLLTRLAFAGAGLLAATMDGVEDGSLKAVPQPAEGITVAPKITVEDAQVDWAAPALRVDRVVRGCTPAPGAWTTFRGERLKLVHVTPVPERTDLAPGRLAAGKNSVHVGTGSYAVELLWVQAQGKKPMRAADWARGTRIAEGETLGG